One genomic region from bacterium encodes:
- a CDS encoding formate--tetrahydrofolate ligase, whose amino-acid sequence MLSDLEIAQQATIKPVAEVAAGIGLQDDELEFYGRYKAKVHLSVLDRLADRPDGKLVLVTAVTPTPLGEGKTVTTLGLTQGLRHIGERAISTIRQPSMGPVFGIKGGAAGGGYAQVIPMEDLNLHFTGDIHAVAAATNLLAAGIDASIWHSNPLNIDPYSISWRRVIDMNDNFLRNIVGGLGTKNDGRPRQTGFDIAVASEVMAILALSSDLQDLRRRLGRIQVASTTDGEPVTADDLGFGGAMTVLMKDALMPNLIQGLDNGACFVHAGPFANIAIGTNSIVADRIALKLGDYCVTEAGFGADMGAEKFLDIKCRVGHMQPSCVVIVATIKAMKLHGGAFKFPPGKKPPTQEIETPNPAAVEKGVQNLVKHVENMVGFGLPVVVAINRFPYDTPEEIEIVARAARQAGALAAVESFVHGRGGEGGADLAHAVKAACQAPSDFRYLYELDEPIKAKIEKIATSIYGAAGVDYEPEAEKKIKAFEEQGLGNLPICMAKTHLSLSHDPNVKGRPTGYRLPIRDVRPSVGAGFLYPLCGTMSTMPGLPTRPAAVDVGIDEAGNIVGLF is encoded by the coding sequence ATGCTCAGCGACCTGGAAATCGCCCAACAGGCCACCATCAAGCCCGTTGCCGAGGTGGCCGCCGGCATCGGCCTGCAGGACGACGAACTCGAGTTCTACGGCCGCTACAAAGCCAAGGTCCACCTATCGGTCCTGGACCGCCTGGCGGATCGCCCGGATGGCAAGCTCGTACTCGTGACAGCCGTCACGCCCACGCCACTGGGCGAGGGCAAGACAGTCACGACCCTCGGCCTGACCCAGGGGCTGCGCCACATCGGCGAGCGGGCGATCTCGACCATCCGCCAACCGAGCATGGGCCCGGTCTTCGGCATCAAGGGCGGCGCGGCCGGGGGCGGATATGCGCAGGTCATCCCCATGGAGGACCTCAACCTGCACTTCACGGGCGACATTCACGCCGTGGCTGCGGCGACGAACCTGCTGGCCGCCGGCATTGACGCCAGCATCTGGCATAGCAACCCGCTCAACATTGACCCGTACTCCATCAGTTGGCGGCGGGTCATTGACATGAACGACAACTTCCTGCGCAACATCGTCGGCGGCCTGGGGACGAAGAACGACGGCCGGCCTCGCCAGACAGGCTTCGACATTGCCGTGGCGTCGGAAGTCATGGCGATCCTGGCGCTGTCGAGCGACCTGCAGGACCTTCGCCGGCGTCTCGGGCGGATCCAGGTGGCCTCCACCACCGACGGCGAGCCGGTCACGGCCGATGATCTGGGCTTCGGCGGGGCGATGACAGTGCTGATGAAGGACGCCCTGATGCCCAACCTCATCCAGGGGCTAGACAACGGCGCCTGCTTTGTCCACGCGGGGCCCTTCGCCAACATCGCCATCGGCACCAACTCCATCGTCGCCGACCGCATCGCACTGAAGCTGGGCGACTACTGCGTCACCGAGGCCGGCTTCGGCGCGGACATGGGCGCGGAGAAGTTCCTGGACATCAAGTGCCGCGTGGGGCACATGCAGCCGAGCTGCGTGGTCATCGTGGCGACCATCAAGGCCATGAAGCTGCACGGCGGGGCCTTCAAGTTCCCGCCCGGCAAGAAGCCCCCGACCCAGGAGATCGAGACCCCCAACCCGGCGGCGGTGGAAAAGGGTGTGCAGAACCTGGTGAAGCACGTGGAGAACATGGTGGGGTTCGGCCTGCCCGTGGTCGTCGCCATCAACCGCTTCCCCTACGACACGCCCGAGGAGATCGAGATTGTGGCCCGCGCGGCCAGGCAGGCCGGAGCGCTCGCGGCTGTGGAGAGCTTCGTGCACGGTCGCGGTGGAGAGGGTGGAGCGGACCTGGCCCATGCGGTCAAGGCAGCCTGCCAGGCGCCGTCGGACTTCCGCTATCTGTACGAGCTGGATGAGCCGATCAAGGCCAAGATCGAGAAGATCGCCACGAGCATCTACGGCGCGGCGGGCGTGGACTACGAGCCGGAGGCCGAGAAGAAGATTAAGGCTTTCGAGGAGCAGGGCCTGGGCAACCTGCCCATCTGCATGGCCAAGACTCACCTGTCGTTGAGCCACGACCCGAACGTGAAGGGCCGCCCGACCGGATACCGCCTGCCGATCCGCGACGTGCGCCCCTCCGTGGGCGCGGGGTTCCTGTACCCGCTGTGCGGCACGATGAGCACCATGCCCGGCCTGCCCACGCGCCCGGCGGCGGTGGACGTGGGAATTGACGAGGCAGGGAACATCGTCGGGCTCTTCTAG
- the tpiA gene encoding triose-phosphate isomerase codes for MRKPIMAGNWKMNCDNAEACKLACGVVENMGCPGQAEVVLGVPATALTTVVNCTKDSPVEVAAQNMFWADKGAYTGEISAAMILSTGAQWVIIGHSERRGRFGKLEDGWTDAHVAYFADSDVTVNAKTKQALKAGLKPIVCCGELLSERQAGQADAVVAGQVKAMLDGLAPEDVAKMVIAYEPVWAIGTGEVCDADEADRICGIVRATVAAVAGQTVADGLRVLYGGSVKADNVEGLMAKPNIDGGLVGGASLKVDGFVPLIAAAKASVE; via the coding sequence ATGCGCAAGCCAATCATGGCCGGAAACTGGAAGATGAACTGCGACAACGCGGAAGCGTGCAAGCTCGCCTGTGGCGTCGTGGAGAACATGGGCTGTCCCGGGCAGGCCGAAGTCGTGCTGGGCGTGCCCGCCACCGCCCTGACCACCGTCGTCAACTGCACGAAGGACTCGCCGGTCGAGGTCGCGGCCCAGAACATGTTCTGGGCGGACAAGGGCGCCTACACGGGTGAGATCTCGGCCGCCATGATCCTGTCCACCGGCGCCCAGTGGGTCATCATCGGCCACTCCGAGCGCCGCGGCCGCTTCGGCAAGCTCGAAGACGGCTGGACCGACGCCCATGTCGCCTACTTCGCCGACAGCGACGTGACCGTCAACGCCAAGACCAAGCAGGCACTCAAGGCTGGGCTCAAGCCCATCGTGTGCTGCGGCGAGCTGCTGAGCGAGCGCCAGGCCGGGCAGGCTGATGCCGTCGTCGCCGGGCAGGTCAAGGCCATGCTCGACGGCCTCGCCCCCGAGGACGTCGCCAAGATGGTCATCGCCTACGAGCCGGTGTGGGCCATCGGCACGGGCGAGGTCTGCGACGCGGACGAGGCCGACCGCATCTGCGGCATCGTCCGCGCCACGGTCGCCGCGGTCGCGGGCCAGACTGTCGCCGACGGCCTCCGCGTCCTGTACGGCGGCAGCGTCAAGGCCGACAACGTCGAGGGCCTCATGGCCAAGCCGAACATTGACGGCGGGCTGGTGGGCGGGGCCTCGCTGAAGGTGGACGGCTTCGTGCCGCTGATCGCGGCCGCCAAGGCGTCCGTGGAGTAG
- a CDS encoding HEAT repeat domain-containing protein: protein MPALATAACLVAFVWLLIARPVPSQPRLFLEAAAAIGFVVGSLALASVIGGAALLEEQSDAEPLRFQEAGWILGLPLGVILALALVFPRPPTLEGSGLMVYALPLVIATAFTATLWAVVTRLVLRQKGLTRDDYACAATMAREQYAPLGRRKQAWRAARQPQKLTAEEARTHLPDIVSALADQLDRARDEAGGKHIIELLGQLGEKTVGPELLAALQSKRPANRRAAAVALGKLNLPEAVPALAQAATEDKDTAVRRAAVVAAGKLENPMALPALLLALEDRDMGVRQSACVALGKLGAVEALPGLEKAVHDARPSVQTSAARAIEQISGAAPQVDGETKTKS, encoded by the coding sequence GTGCCCGCCCTGGCGACGGCAGCCTGCCTGGTCGCCTTCGTGTGGCTGCTGATCGCCCGGCCGGTGCCCTCCCAGCCGCGCCTCTTTCTGGAGGCCGCTGCCGCCATCGGCTTCGTCGTCGGTAGCCTGGCCCTGGCCTCCGTCATCGGCGGGGCGGCGTTGCTGGAGGAACAGAGCGACGCCGAGCCCCTGCGCTTCCAGGAGGCCGGGTGGATCCTCGGTCTGCCCCTCGGGGTCATTCTGGCGCTGGCGCTGGTGTTCCCACGCCCGCCGACCCTCGAAGGCAGCGGCCTGATGGTCTATGCTCTCCCATTGGTGATCGCCACTGCGTTCACCGCAACGCTGTGGGCGGTCGTGACGCGGTTGGTGTTGCGCCAGAAGGGACTCACGCGCGACGACTACGCCTGCGCCGCAACGATGGCGCGCGAGCAGTACGCGCCGCTGGGGCGGCGCAAGCAGGCCTGGCGCGCGGCGCGCCAGCCCCAGAAGCTGACGGCGGAGGAAGCGCGGACGCACCTGCCGGACATCGTGTCCGCCCTGGCCGACCAACTGGACAGAGCGCGCGACGAGGCCGGAGGCAAGCACATCATCGAACTCCTGGGGCAACTGGGCGAGAAGACCGTCGGTCCGGAGCTGCTGGCCGCCTTGCAGTCCAAGCGGCCGGCGAACCGGCGCGCGGCGGCCGTGGCGCTCGGGAAGCTCAACCTGCCCGAGGCCGTGCCCGCCCTGGCCCAGGCCGCGACCGAGGACAAAGACACTGCGGTGCGCCGCGCCGCGGTGGTCGCCGCGGGCAAGCTGGAGAACCCGATGGCGCTGCCGGCGCTGCTGTTGGCCCTAGAGGACCGGGACATGGGCGTCCGGCAGTCCGCGTGCGTCGCGCTGGGGAAGCTGGGCGCTGTGGAGGCGCTCCCCGGGCTGGAGAAGGCCGTGCACGACGCGCGCCCGAGCGTGCAGACCTCCGCCGCCAGGGCCATCGAGCAAATCAGCGGTGCGGCGCCGCAGGTGGACGGCGAGACGAAGACGAAGTCGTAG
- the wrbA gene encoding NAD(P)H:quinone oxidoreductase: MATIYVPFYSRYGNVEQMALAVAEGVRQGGGEPTVAFVGDPITPTEVIAADARWQQNLDRLREQYPAATVDELGAADGAIFGAPTRYGNMAAQMKAFFDQTGKLWLSGATINKPAAFFTSTSTLHGGQEMTIVASYAPLIHLGYVVAGVPYSVTQLFTTTMGGTPYGPSHVAGPNSDQPLTEDERAICLALGDRVARLAEALKGVR; the protein is encoded by the coding sequence ATGGCAACCATCTACGTCCCCTTCTACAGTCGCTACGGCAATGTCGAGCAGATGGCGTTGGCGGTGGCCGAGGGGGTGCGCCAGGGCGGCGGCGAGCCGACCGTGGCCTTCGTCGGCGACCCGATCACCCCGACGGAAGTCATCGCCGCCGACGCGCGGTGGCAGCAGAACCTCGACCGGCTGCGGGAGCAGTACCCGGCCGCCACGGTGGACGAGCTTGGTGCCGCCGACGGCGCGATCTTCGGTGCCCCCACCCGCTATGGCAACATGGCCGCCCAGATGAAGGCCTTCTTTGACCAGACGGGGAAGCTCTGGCTGTCTGGCGCGACGATCAACAAGCCGGCCGCCTTCTTCACCTCGACCTCCACCTTGCACGGCGGCCAGGAGATGACGATCGTCGCCAGCTATGCACCGCTGATCCACCTCGGCTACGTCGTGGCCGGGGTGCCCTACTCGGTGACACAGCTCTTCACTACCACCATGGGGGGAACCCCCTACGGGCCCAGCCACGTGGCCGGCCCGAACTCCGACCAGCCCCTGACCGAGGACGAGCGCGCCATCTGCTTGGCCCTCGGGGATCGCGTGGCGAGGCTGGCCGAGGCCCTCAAAGGAGTCCGTTGA
- a CDS encoding inositol monophosphatase, with amino-acid sequence MDLQRTTEIIIGVAREAGDHARTGFGAATCTHKHDGTLVTCFDSQCEQLIRAHLRHHWPDHTIYGEEMGLEGPPDNEWVWYLDPIDGTSNFVFGLPIWGASIGLAHRGQPVAGVFYMPLTDETWWAWRGGGAYHNGQRLQAYDPEDMNRTDLVCLSSSILERYHFSFPQKVRCYGSAAHALAMMAGGTFAAVIHDHWYVHDIAAALLMCQEAGAVVTQTDGSDFASFEGLDPKAKVPALVVTGGQIHERMLAAVTPKA; translated from the coding sequence ATGGACTTGCAGCGCACGACGGAGATCATCATTGGCGTGGCCCGCGAGGCCGGCGACCATGCGCGGACCGGCTTCGGCGCGGCCACATGCACGCACAAGCACGACGGCACCCTCGTCACCTGCTTCGACAGCCAGTGCGAGCAGCTCATCCGGGCCCACCTGCGGCACCACTGGCCCGACCACACGATCTACGGCGAGGAAATGGGCCTCGAAGGGCCCCCGGACAACGAGTGGGTCTGGTACCTCGACCCGATTGACGGCACCAGCAACTTCGTCTTCGGCCTGCCGATCTGGGGGGCGTCCATCGGCCTGGCGCACCGCGGGCAGCCGGTGGCCGGGGTCTTCTACATGCCCCTGACCGACGAGACGTGGTGGGCCTGGCGCGGCGGGGGGGCGTATCACAACGGGCAGCGCCTGCAGGCGTATGACCCCGAGGACATGAACCGCACGGACCTCGTGTGCCTGTCGAGCAGCATCCTCGAGCGCTACCACTTCAGCTTCCCGCAGAAGGTGCGCTGCTACGGTAGCGCGGCCCACGCGCTGGCCATGATGGCCGGCGGAACCTTCGCCGCCGTCATTCACGACCACTGGTATGTCCATGACATTGCGGCGGCGCTGCTGATGTGCCAGGAGGCGGGGGCGGTCGTGACGCAGACCGACGGCAGCGACTTCGCGAGCTTCGAGGGCCTCGACCCGAAGGCCAAGGTGCCGGCGTTGGTGGTCACCGGGGGCCAGATCCACGAGAGGATGCTCGCGGCGGTGACGCCGAAGGCGTGA
- the gap gene encoding type I glyceraldehyde-3-phosphate dehydrogenase, whose product MAVKVGINGFGRIGRQVFKAIWERFQGEVEVVAVNDLTDDKTLAHLLKYDSIYGKFGGCIAVGDDVKIDGYTSEAPVGTLLVDGKAVYSLADKNPANLPWAALGVEVVLESTGRFTEADKAGMHLQAGAKKVVISAPAKGDVKTIVLGVNDDTYCPKSHHILSNASCTTNCLAPMCKVLEENWGIVRGLMTTIHSYTNDQVILDFPHKDLRRTRAAALNMIPTTTGAAKAIGEVLPSLKGKMNGYAMRVPTPTGSATDLTVELAKPASAEEINAAYKAAAEGALKNILAYTDEPIVLSDIVADPHSCIIDGLITQVIDGNFVKVLGWYDNEWGYSNRTAELMKLIGEKGL is encoded by the coding sequence ATGGCTGTTAAGGTAGGCATCAACGGTTTCGGACGCATCGGCCGGCAGGTCTTCAAGGCCATCTGGGAGCGCTTCCAGGGGGAGGTCGAAGTCGTCGCCGTCAACGACCTCACTGACGACAAGACGCTGGCTCACCTGCTCAAGTATGACAGCATCTACGGCAAGTTCGGTGGCTGCATCGCCGTCGGCGACGACGTGAAGATCGACGGCTACACCAGCGAGGCCCCCGTCGGCACGCTGCTCGTGGACGGCAAGGCCGTCTACAGCCTGGCCGACAAGAACCCCGCCAACCTTCCGTGGGCTGCGCTGGGCGTCGAAGTGGTCCTGGAGTCCACCGGCCGCTTCACCGAGGCCGACAAGGCCGGCATGCACCTGCAGGCCGGCGCCAAGAAGGTCGTCATCTCCGCCCCGGCCAAGGGCGACGTGAAGACGATCGTTCTGGGCGTCAACGACGACACGTATTGCCCCAAGTCCCACCACATCCTGTCGAACGCCTCCTGCACGACCAACTGTCTGGCCCCGATGTGCAAGGTGCTGGAAGAGAACTGGGGCATCGTGCGCGGTCTGATGACCACCATCCACAGCTATACCAACGACCAGGTCATCCTGGACTTCCCGCACAAGGACCTGCGCCGCACCCGCGCCGCGGCCCTGAACATGATCCCGACCACCACCGGCGCCGCCAAGGCCATCGGTGAGGTCCTCCCGTCCCTGAAGGGCAAGATGAACGGCTATGCCATGCGCGTGCCGACCCCGACCGGTTCGGCCACCGACCTGACCGTTGAGCTGGCCAAGCCCGCCTCCGCCGAGGAGATCAACGCGGCGTACAAGGCGGCCGCTGAGGGCGCGCTCAAGAACATCCTGGCCTACACCGACGAGCCCATCGTCCTGTCCGACATCGTGGCCGATCCCCATTCCTGCATCATTGACGGCCTGATCACCCAGGTCATTGACGGCAACTTCGTCAAGGTCCTCGGCTGGTACGACAATGAGTGGGGTTACAGCAACCGCACCGCTGAGCTGATGAAGCTGATCGGCGAGAAGGGGCTCTAG
- a CDS encoding MarR family winged helix-turn-helix transcriptional regulator, with protein sequence MASRGSGPSRIPFNKLCDIFVNVIERVLTERALEGAPCFDLSDSQWQGLLFIQRHQKCSIRHLAEGLAVSHPAAVKLVERLVRKDLIERHESESDRRVVELQLSATGRRCADFVRDQRARGLERIMSRLESDDADDLRRGLHAFVEAALDHEQVVSKVCLRCGVEHVGECLVSQARDELSPAAASEV encoded by the coding sequence ATGGCCAGCAGAGGCTCCGGCCCCAGCCGCATCCCCTTCAACAAGCTCTGCGACATCTTCGTGAACGTCATCGAGCGCGTGCTGACCGAGCGTGCCCTGGAGGGCGCGCCCTGCTTCGACCTGTCGGACTCGCAGTGGCAGGGCCTCCTGTTCATCCAGCGCCATCAGAAGTGCTCCATCCGGCACCTCGCCGAGGGGCTCGCAGTCAGTCACCCGGCGGCCGTCAAGCTGGTGGAGCGTCTGGTCCGCAAGGACCTCATCGAGCGCCACGAGAGTGAGAGCGACCGGCGCGTGGTGGAACTGCAGCTCAGTGCAACCGGCCGGCGTTGCGCGGACTTCGTGCGCGACCAGCGTGCCCGCGGCCTCGAACGCATCATGAGCCGCCTGGAGAGCGACGACGCCGACGACCTGCGACGCGGGCTCCACGCCTTCGTCGAGGCAGCTCTCGACCACGAGCAGGTCGTCTCGAAGGTCTGCCTGCGCTGCGGCGTGGAGCATGTCGGCGAGTGCCTCGTCAGCCAGGCGCGCGACGAACTCAGCCCGGCGGCCGCCTCGGAAGTCTGA
- a CDS encoding phosphoglycerate kinase, whose translation MNKQTIKDVDLSGQVVLVRVDFNVPLDSGRITDDTRISAALPTLKALSSSKLVLCSHLGRPEGKRNPEESLAPCAARLAELLGKNVPFVDDCIGPKVADAVAKMQPGDVILLENTRFYPGEESKDKEQMLAFAKELAAPAQAFVNDAFGSSHRKHASVYGVTQFLSPNVAGLLVELEVSKLEQLYNAPGEGFVVVLGGKKVKDKIGVITSLLPRCEKMLIGGAMTWAFFKARGLEVGASYCPDDAVEQAKQIDVDMKDYLGKMILPVDVNMQNVAGDHSSKFAAADQIEPGWDAQDIGPKSATMFADIVRAAQTVFWNGPMGHFEVKPFDAGTLEVAKAMGDCPGFNVIGGGDSVAAVTQMGLEDKIDHVSTGGGASLEFLEKGSLPGVDALDDK comes from the coding sequence ATGAACAAGCAGACCATCAAGGACGTGGACCTGAGCGGACAGGTCGTGCTGGTCCGCGTGGATTTCAACGTGCCGCTGGACAGCGGCCGCATCACCGATGACACGCGCATCAGCGCTGCCCTCCCTACCCTCAAGGCGCTGTCGAGCAGCAAGCTGGTGCTGTGCTCGCACCTGGGGCGCCCCGAGGGCAAGCGCAACCCCGAGGAGAGCCTGGCGCCCTGTGCCGCGAGGCTGGCCGAGCTGCTCGGCAAGAACGTCCCCTTCGTGGACGATTGCATCGGCCCCAAGGTCGCCGACGCGGTTGCCAAGATGCAGCCGGGCGATGTCATCCTCCTGGAAAACACCCGCTTCTACCCCGGCGAGGAGAGCAAGGACAAGGAGCAGATGCTCGCCTTCGCCAAGGAGTTGGCGGCGCCCGCCCAGGCGTTCGTCAACGACGCCTTCGGCAGCTCGCACCGCAAGCACGCCAGCGTCTACGGCGTCACGCAGTTCCTGTCGCCGAACGTGGCGGGACTGCTGGTCGAGCTCGAGGTCTCCAAGCTGGAGCAGCTCTACAACGCCCCCGGTGAAGGCTTCGTGGTGGTGCTGGGCGGCAAGAAGGTCAAGGACAAGATCGGGGTCATCACGAGCCTGCTGCCGCGCTGCGAGAAGATGCTCATCGGCGGCGCGATGACGTGGGCGTTCTTCAAGGCCCGCGGCCTGGAGGTCGGTGCGAGCTACTGCCCCGACGATGCCGTCGAGCAGGCTAAGCAGATTGACGTGGACATGAAGGACTACCTCGGCAAGATGATCCTGCCGGTGGATGTCAACATGCAGAACGTGGCCGGCGACCACAGCAGCAAGTTCGCCGCGGCCGACCAGATCGAGCCGGGCTGGGATGCCCAGGATATCGGCCCGAAGTCTGCCACGATGTTCGCCGACATCGTCCGCGCCGCCCAGACCGTCTTCTGGAATGGCCCGATGGGCCACTTCGAGGTCAAGCCCTTCGATGCGGGGACGCTGGAAGTGGCGAAGGCCATGGGCGACTGCCCGGGCTTCAACGTCATCGGTGGCGGCGACTCGGTCGCGGCCGTCACGCAGATGGGCCTGGAAGACAAGATTGATCACGTCTCGACCGGCGGCGGCGCCTCCCTCGAGTTCCTCGAGAAGGGCAGCCTGCCGGGCGTGGACGCGCTGGACGACAAGTAG
- a CDS encoding Gfo/Idh/MocA family oxidoreductase translates to MGYTRLAIIGYGHMSANTYCPLLHHFADRVKLTALVEPDEQKRAAALGTYAFERGCTSLQEMLSAVRPDAALVLTPAATHYGLIGPLLEAGVDVYTEKPDTPELVHARELVALAERKQCVYQVGQNRLFMTALVRAKEFLGDRPVDFAHVEKSKTIRRTDAAYLLDDGLHVMSPLIWLAGDVAEVRSVVHVPQRLLAVQFRLGSGGAANLVQHVDSGTWVERFLLHAEARSANILSPDTVELYESGQQVGESHVGRVKMLFSTAELLGFRDALAHFLDCVLSRQEPRGSARSLLRVHEVMDEVFRLGGIE, encoded by the coding sequence ATGGGATACACACGCCTGGCCATCATCGGCTACGGGCACATGTCGGCCAACACGTACTGTCCGCTGCTCCATCACTTCGCCGATCGCGTCAAGCTGACGGCACTCGTCGAGCCCGACGAGCAGAAGCGCGCGGCCGCGCTGGGCACGTATGCCTTCGAGCGGGGCTGCACGAGCCTCCAGGAGATGCTCAGCGCCGTGCGGCCCGACGCCGCCCTGGTGCTCACCCCGGCAGCCACGCACTACGGTCTCATCGGCCCGCTCCTGGAGGCCGGGGTGGACGTCTACACGGAGAAGCCGGACACGCCCGAGCTGGTCCACGCGCGGGAGTTGGTGGCGCTGGCCGAGCGGAAGCAGTGTGTCTACCAGGTCGGCCAGAACCGCCTCTTCATGACCGCCCTCGTACGCGCCAAGGAGTTCCTGGGCGACCGGCCCGTGGACTTCGCGCATGTCGAGAAGAGCAAGACCATCCGCCGCACCGACGCCGCCTATCTGCTGGACGACGGCCTGCATGTCATGTCGCCGCTGATATGGTTGGCCGGCGACGTGGCCGAGGTGCGGAGCGTCGTGCATGTGCCGCAGCGACTGCTGGCCGTGCAGTTCCGTCTGGGCTCCGGCGGGGCAGCCAACCTCGTGCAGCACGTGGACAGCGGCACATGGGTGGAGCGCTTCCTGCTTCACGCCGAGGCGCGCAGCGCCAACATCCTGAGCCCCGACACCGTGGAGTTGTACGAGAGTGGTCAGCAGGTCGGCGAGAGCCACGTCGGGCGCGTGAAGATGCTCTTCAGCACAGCGGAGCTGCTGGGCTTCCGGGACGCGTTGGCGCACTTCCTGGACTGCGTGCTGAGCCGGCAGGAGCCGCGCGGCTCGGCCAGGAGCCTGCTGCGGGTCCATGAGGTCATGGACGAGGTGTTCCGGTTGGGTGGGATTGAGTAG
- a CDS encoding type II secretion system F family protein, producing the protein MPTEPPQITNAEIAAFCQQFSSLTHAQLNILDIFEALREQSANPLLREIVDSVRADVENGRTLATAFSRYPNVFSPFFISMVRQGELEGELDKSMGELAEHYATRLEATPDTKRLEAPSYDWEAAARSFQWLFIWATALTAFCLLGAGLIYYATVLRAVVGEPLPNVLILVSIIMFLGVIVFAVGRKKR; encoded by the coding sequence ATGCCTACCGAGCCTCCGCAGATCACTAACGCCGAAATCGCTGCCTTCTGCCAGCAGTTCTCCAGCCTGACCCACGCCCAGCTCAACATCCTCGACATCTTCGAGGCCCTGCGGGAGCAGAGCGCCAACCCGCTCCTGCGCGAGATCGTCGACTCGGTGCGGGCCGATGTGGAGAACGGGCGGACCCTCGCCACGGCCTTCAGCCGCTATCCGAACGTGTTCTCGCCGTTCTTCATCAGCATGGTGCGGCAGGGGGAGCTGGAAGGCGAGCTGGACAAGTCCATGGGCGAGCTGGCCGAGCACTATGCCACGCGCCTGGAGGCCACGCCCGACACCAAGCGGCTGGAGGCCCCGAGCTATGACTGGGAAGCCGCCGCGCGCTCCTTCCAGTGGCTCTTCATCTGGGCCACCGCCCTCACGGCCTTCTGCCTGCTGGGCGCGGGGCTCATCTACTATGCCACGGTCCTGCGCGCGGTCGTCGGCGAGCCGCTGCCGAACGTCCTGATCCTCGTCTCGATCATCATGTTCCTCGGCGTGATCGTGTTTGCGGTGGGGAGGAAGAAGAGGTAG
- a CDS encoding DUF1559 domain-containing protein has product MKRGFTLIELLVVIAIIAILAAILFPVFAKAREKARQTSCLSNLKQVALAQMMYIEDYDEMLPYAQNWDPALGSMPITAYWFMVIQPYMKNTQALKCPSANSVAGTITDYGRCQHHLPYRQPGGSISLAVFKYPAEVNMFCDAYPTAGWNWMYTYCPINSPDLTQSISNRHNGGANMAFFDGHCKWLSWTTITGDSQVAIRFFHTN; this is encoded by the coding sequence ATGAAGAGAGGTTTCACACTCATCGAGCTGCTCGTCGTCATCGCCATCATCGCCATTCTGGCAGCGATCCTGTTCCCGGTCTTTGCCAAGGCCCGGGAGAAGGCGCGTCAGACGTCGTGCCTGAGCAACCTCAAGCAGGTCGCGCTGGCGCAGATGATGTACATCGAGGACTATGACGAGATGCTGCCGTACGCGCAGAACTGGGACCCGGCGCTCGGCTCCATGCCGATCACCGCATACTGGTTCATGGTCATCCAGCCCTACATGAAGAACACCCAGGCGCTCAAGTGCCCCAGTGCGAATTCGGTGGCCGGCACCATCACGGACTACGGTCGGTGCCAGCATCATCTGCCGTACCGGCAGCCGGGCGGATCGATCTCGCTGGCCGTTTTCAAGTACCCGGCCGAGGTCAACATGTTCTGTGACGCCTACCCGACCGCCGGCTGGAACTGGATGTACACCTACTGCCCCATCAACAGCCCCGACCTCACCCAATCCATCTCCAACCGGCACAACGGAGGCGCCAACATGGCCTTCTTCGACGGCCACTGCAAGTGGCTGTCGTGGACCACGATCACGGGCGATTCGCAGGTAGCCATACGGTTCTTCCACACGAACTAG